A section of the Centropristis striata isolate RG_2023a ecotype Rhode Island chromosome 7, C.striata_1.0, whole genome shotgun sequence genome encodes:
- the htr1aa gene encoding 5-hydroxytryptamine (serotonin) receptor 1A a, whose product MDFITTSGNDSNATSGYPGGVDVVADWDGGENGTGSGSLPEVKLSYQIITSLLLGALILCSIFGNACVVAAIALERSLQNVANYLIGSLAVTDLMVSVLVLPMAALYQVLNKWTLGQEICDLFISLDVLCCTSSILHLCAIALDRYWAITDPIDYVNKRTPRRAAILISVTWLIGFSISIPPMLGWRSAEDRANPDACIISQDPGYTIYSTFGAFYIPLILMLVLYGRIFKAARFRIRKTVKKTEKTKVSDKCLAVSPAIFHKKTNGEAEGKSWKRSDESKSSSPCVNGAVKHGEEGESLEIIEVISNSKTHLPLPNTPQSSSHGYENMNEKNSAKRKIALARERKTVKTLGIIMGTFIFCWLPFFIVALVLPFCAESCYMPDWLGAVINWLGYSNSLLNPIIYAYFNKDFQSAFKKIIRCKFHRP is encoded by the coding sequence ATGGATTTTATAACAACAAGCGGCAACGACAGCAACGCGACCAGCGGTTACCCTGGCGGGGTGGACGTGGTCGCCGATTGGGACGGGGGTGAGAATGGCACGGGGTCTGGGTCTCTGCCAGAAGTGAAGCTGAGTTACCAGATTATAACCTCTCTGCTCTTGGGGGCCCTGATCCTCTGCTCCATATTTGGCAATGCGTGCGTCGTGGCAGCCATCGCCCTGGAGAGATCTCTCCAGAATGTGGCTAACTATCTGATTGGATCCCTGGCCGTCACAGACCTTATGGTATCGGTACTGGTACTGCCAATGGCGGCCCTCTACCAGGTTTTGAACAAGTGGACACTGGGGCAGGAGATCTGTGACTTATTCATCTCTCTGGATGTTCTGTGTTGCACATCATCCATCCTGCATCTGTGCGCAATTGCCTTGGACAGGTACTGGGCCATAACAGACCCAATAGACTATGTAAATAAACGGACACCAAGGCGAGCTGCGATCTTGATAAGCGTGACTTGGCTAATTGGTTTCTCAATCTCTATTCCGCCTATGTTAGGCTGGAGAAGCGCCGAAGACAGGGCAAACCCTGACGCCTGCATCATCAGCCAGGACCCGGGCTACACCATCTACTCCACATTTGGGGCTTTTTACATCCCTCTCATCCTCATGTTGGTCCTGTACGGGCGAATATTCAAGGCTGCTCGGTTTCGAATTCGAAAGACGGTCAAGAAAACCGAGAAAACAAAAGTGTCAGACAAGTGTTTGGCTGTGTCTCCGGCCATCTTCCACAAGAAGACCAACGGGGAGGCCGAGGGCAAGAGCTGGAAGCGCAGCGATGAGTCCAAATCCAGCTCCCCGTGCGTAAACGGCGCGGTGAAGCACGGAGAGGAGGGTGAGTCACTTGAGATCATAGAAGTTATCAGTAACTCAAAGACGCACCTCCCTCTGCCCAACACTCCTCAGTCCTCCTCGCATGGCTACGAAAACATGAATGAAAAGAATTCGGCGAAGAGAAAGATTGCGCTGGCCAGGGAACGTAAAACGGTGAAAACACTTGGTATCATCATGGGAACTTTCATCTTCTGCTGGCTGCCCTTTTTCATCGTCGCACTTGTGCTGCCTTTCTGTGCAGAGAGCTGCTACATGCCTGACTGGCTGGGCGCAGTCATAAACTGGCTGGGCTATTCCAACTCTCTCCTCAACCCCATCATATATGCCTACTTCAACAAAGACTTCCAAAGTGCTTTCAAGAAGATCATAAGATGCAAATTCCACAGACCGTAA